From a region of the Enterobacter cancerogenus genome:
- a CDS encoding oxidoreductase: MSENIRVGLIGYGYASKTFHAPLIAGTPGMSLAAISSSDAAKVNADWPVVPVVSEPKHLFNDPNIDLIVIPTPNDTHFPLAKAALDAGKHVVVDKPFTVTLSQARELDALARSLGRLLSVFHNRRWDSDFLTVKALIAEGTLGEIASFESHFDRFRPQVRDRWREQAGPGSGIWYDLAPHLLDQAVNLFGLPVSMTVDLAQLRPGAQTTDYFHAILSYPQRRVILHATMLAAAESARYIVHGTRGSYVKFGLDPQEERLKNGERLPQEDWGYDMRDGVLSRVEGEALVEETLLTLPGNYPAYYAAVRDALNGNGENPVPASQAIQIMELIELGMESAKHRATLCLA; encoded by the coding sequence ATGAGTGAAAACATCCGTGTCGGCCTTATTGGGTATGGGTACGCGAGTAAAACATTTCACGCGCCGCTGATTGCCGGTACGCCCGGCATGTCCCTGGCGGCAATTTCAAGCAGCGATGCAGCCAAAGTGAATGCCGACTGGCCTGTGGTGCCGGTGGTTTCTGAGCCTAAGCATCTGTTTAATGACCCCAATATCGATTTAATTGTGATTCCCACGCCAAACGATACCCACTTCCCACTGGCAAAAGCCGCGCTCGACGCGGGTAAGCATGTGGTGGTGGATAAACCCTTCACCGTGACGTTGTCACAGGCGCGAGAGCTGGACGCGCTTGCGCGCAGTCTCGGGCGGCTGCTGTCGGTGTTTCATAACCGCCGCTGGGACAGTGATTTCCTCACCGTCAAAGCGCTGATCGCGGAAGGCACGCTTGGGGAAATCGCCTCGTTTGAATCCCACTTTGATCGTTTTCGCCCTCAGGTGCGTGACCGCTGGCGCGAGCAGGCGGGGCCGGGGAGCGGCATCTGGTACGATCTGGCTCCGCACCTGCTCGATCAGGCGGTGAATCTCTTTGGCCTGCCCGTGAGCATGACCGTCGATCTGGCGCAGCTCCGGCCCGGGGCGCAGACCACAGATTACTTTCATGCCATTCTTAGCTACCCGCAGCGCCGTGTCATTCTTCACGCCACTATGCTGGCGGCGGCGGAGTCTGCACGCTATATCGTTCATGGCACGCGGGGAAGCTACGTTAAATTTGGTCTGGATCCGCAGGAAGAACGCCTCAAAAACGGCGAGCGGTTACCGCAGGAGGACTGGGGCTACGATATGCGCGATGGGGTGCTGAGCCGCGTGGAAGGGGAAGCGCTGGTGGAAGAGACCCTGCTGACGCTGCCCGGTAACTATCCGGCATATTACGCGGCCGTACGCGATGCGTTAAACGGCAACGGCGAGAATCCGGTGCCGGCGAGCCAGGCGATACAAATTATGGAGCTTATCGAGCTGGGAATGGAATCTGCCAAACATCGCGCAACGCTCTGTCTGGCTTAA
- the blr gene encoding division septum protein Blr, with the protein MNRIIELAGWIVLGVSVILLGVASHIDNYQPPEPVAAVQPK; encoded by the coding sequence ATTAATCGAATCATTGAATTAGCAGGATGGATTGTCCTGGGGGTTTCGGTCATTTTGCTCGGCGTTGCCAGCCACATTGATAACTACCAGCCTCCGGAGCCTGTCGCTGCCGTGCAACCGAAGTAG
- the ydgT gene encoding transcription modulator YdgT, translated as MTVQDYLLKFRKINSLESLEKLFDHLNYTLSDNQEIINMYRAADHRRAELVSGGRLFNVGEVPKSVWRYVL; from the coding sequence ATGACAGTTCAGGACTATTTATTAAAATTTCGTAAAATCAATTCGCTTGAGAGCCTGGAAAAACTGTTTGACCATTTGAACTACACGCTGTCAGATAATCAGGAAATCATCAATATGTACCGCGCAGCCGATCACCGTCGTGCTGAACTGGTCTCCGGCGGCCGTCTCTTTAACGTCGGCGAAGTGCCTAAGTCGGTATGGCGTTACGTACTATAA
- a CDS encoding DUF2569 domain-containing protein — protein MTASAGEKIGGWLIAPLAWLLIALLSASLALLLYTTALITPHAIQTLMSQSVLNITLWFVSFVFAIAMWYYTLWLTIAFFKRRQSVPKHYIIWLLISVLLAIKAFAFSPVSDALAVRQLLFPLLAAALLVPYFKRSARVKKTFVNP, from the coding sequence ATGACCGCATCGGCTGGTGAAAAAATTGGAGGCTGGTTAATCGCCCCCCTGGCATGGCTGCTGATTGCCTTATTAAGCGCCTCGCTGGCGCTGCTGCTTTATACCACTGCACTGATTACGCCTCATGCCATTCAGACCCTGATGTCGCAAAGTGTGCTTAATATTACCCTGTGGTTCGTGTCGTTCGTTTTCGCAATTGCCATGTGGTACTACACGCTGTGGCTGACCATTGCCTTCTTTAAGCGTCGTCAGAGTGTGCCCAAACACTACATTATCTGGCTGCTCATTTCCGTGCTGCTGGCGATCAAAGCCTTTGCTTTTTCACCGGTTTCCGACGCGCTGGCGGTTCGCCAGTTGCTCTTTCCGCTTTTGGCGGCGGCGCTTCTGGTTCCCTATTTCAAGCGTTCAGCGCGTGTGAAAAAAACCTTCGTTAACCCGTAA
- the rsxA gene encoding electron transport complex subunit RsxA, translating to MTDYLLLFVGTVLVNNFVLVKFLGLCPFMGVSKKLETAMGMGLATTFVMTLASICAWWIDTWILIPLGLTYLRTLAFILVIAVVVQFTEMVVRKTSPALYRLLGIFLPLITTNCAVLGVALLNINLGHNFMQSALYGFSAAVGFSLVMVLFASIRERLAAADIPAPFRGNSIALVTAGLMSLAFMGFSGLVKL from the coding sequence ATGACCGATTACTTACTGCTCTTTGTCGGCACTGTGCTGGTTAACAACTTCGTCCTGGTGAAGTTTCTGGGCCTGTGTCCGTTTATGGGGGTGTCCAAAAAACTGGAGACCGCAATGGGTATGGGGCTGGCGACGACCTTCGTCATGACCCTGGCGTCGATTTGTGCCTGGTGGATTGACACCTGGATCCTCATTCCGCTGGGCCTGACCTATCTGCGCACCCTGGCCTTTATTCTGGTCATCGCGGTGGTGGTGCAATTTACCGAAATGGTGGTGCGTAAAACCAGCCCCGCGCTATATCGCCTGCTGGGCATCTTCCTGCCGCTGATCACCACGAACTGCGCGGTGCTCGGCGTGGCGTTGCTGAACATCAACCTCGGTCATAACTTTATGCAATCGGCGCTGTATGGATTCTCTGCCGCGGTCGGTTTCTCCCTGGTGATGGTGTTGTTCGCGTCCATTCGCGAGCGCCTGGCAGCCGCAGATATTCCCGCGCCTTTTCGCGGTAACTCGATTGCGCTGGTCACGGCGGGTTTAATGTCTTTAGCCTTTATGGGCTTCAGTGGTCTGGTGAAGTTGTAA
- the rsxB gene encoding electron transport complex subunit RsxB, whose product MNAIWIAIASISVLGLVFGVILGYASRRFAVEDDPVVEKIDELLPQSQCGQCGYPGCRPYAEAVGVQGEKINRCAPGGEAVMLKIAALLNVDPQPVDGDVDVQEPVRALAVIDEANCIGCTKCIQACPVDAIVGATRAMHTVVADLCTGCNLCVAPCPTQCIELRPVETTTENWKWDLQTIPVRIIPVEHHA is encoded by the coding sequence ATGAACGCTATCTGGATTGCCATCGCCTCAATCAGCGTGCTGGGACTGGTGTTTGGCGTCATTCTGGGGTATGCCTCCCGCCGTTTTGCGGTTGAGGACGACCCGGTTGTCGAAAAAATTGATGAGCTGCTGCCGCAGAGTCAGTGCGGGCAATGCGGCTATCCCGGCTGCCGTCCGTATGCAGAGGCAGTTGGCGTCCAGGGGGAAAAGATTAACCGCTGCGCGCCGGGTGGCGAAGCCGTGATGCTGAAAATCGCTGCCCTGCTTAACGTCGATCCGCAACCGGTGGACGGCGATGTCGACGTGCAGGAGCCGGTGCGCGCGCTGGCGGTGATCGATGAAGCCAACTGCATCGGCTGCACCAAATGTATTCAGGCCTGTCCTGTGGACGCCATTGTCGGTGCCACCCGCGCCATGCACACCGTGGTAGCGGATCTGTGCACCGGCTGTAACCTCTGCGTGGCCCCCTGCCCGACGCAGTGCATAGAATTACGTCCGGTCGAAACGACGACCGAAAACTGGAAGTGGGATCTTCAAACCATTCCGGTTCGCATTATTCCTGTGGAACACCATGCTTAA
- the rsxC gene encoding electron transport complex subunit RsxC → MLKLFSAFRKEKIWDFDGGIHPPEMKTQSNGTPLRQIPLATRYVMPLKQHIGAEGELCVKEGDRVLRGQPLTFGRGRMLPVHAPTSGTVVSIAPHTVAHPSALSELSVIIDADGEDRWIDRDGWSDYRAQSREALIERIHQFGVAGLGGAGFPTGTKLRGGGDKIETLIINAAECEPYITADDRLMQDCAAQVVEGIRILAHILQPRDVLIGIEDNKPQAISMLRAVLAGSHDIGLRVIPTKYPSGGAKQLTQILTGKQVPHGGRSSDIGVLMQNVGTAYAVKRAVIDGEPLTERVVTLTGESVSRPGNVWARLGTPVRHLLDHAGFCPGSDQMVIMGGPLMGFTLPWLDVPVVKITNCLLAPSSTEMGEEQEEKGCIRCSACADACPADLLPQQLYWYSKGQLHDKAKAHNLADCIECGACAWVCPSNIPLVQYFRQEKAEIYAISMEDKRAAEAKARFEARQARLEREKAARQERHKQAAVQPAETDRDAIAAALARVREKKANAAETIEIQAGAKPDNSDAIAAREARKAEARARQAEKTKQAEPAGEIDPRKAAVEAAIARAKARARQAENVQPAEPAVEVDPRKAAVEAAIARAKARKAAQSSVVIEPEAVDPRKAAVEAAIARAKARKAAQQAAQQEEQTVAANDDPRKAAVAAAIARVQAKKAAQQAVNED, encoded by the coding sequence ATGCTTAAGTTATTCTCCGCGTTCAGAAAAGAGAAGATTTGGGACTTTGATGGCGGTATCCATCCGCCAGAGATGAAAACCCAGTCTAACGGCACGCCGCTGCGTCAGATCCCGCTGGCGACGCGCTACGTCATGCCGCTGAAACAACATATCGGCGCAGAGGGTGAACTCTGCGTCAAAGAGGGCGATCGCGTCCTGCGCGGCCAGCCGCTGACCTTTGGTCGCGGGCGCATGTTGCCCGTTCACGCCCCGACCTCCGGTACCGTGGTGTCGATTGCTCCGCATACCGTTGCGCATCCTTCTGCCTTGTCTGAGCTGAGCGTAATCATCGACGCTGACGGGGAAGATCGCTGGATCGACCGTGACGGCTGGAGCGACTACCGCGCCCAGAGCCGGGAGGCGCTGATTGAACGTATCCATCAGTTCGGCGTGGCCGGGCTGGGCGGCGCGGGTTTCCCGACGGGGACCAAACTGCGCGGCGGCGGCGACAAAATCGAAACACTCATTATTAACGCCGCAGAGTGTGAACCCTACATTACCGCCGACGATCGTCTGATGCAGGACTGTGCCGCGCAGGTTGTGGAAGGCATTCGCATCCTTGCGCATATTCTGCAGCCACGCGACGTCTTAATTGGCATTGAAGATAACAAACCGCAGGCCATTTCCATGCTGCGGGCGGTGCTGGCGGGAAGCCACGACATCGGCCTTCGCGTTATCCCGACCAAGTATCCTTCTGGCGGGGCAAAGCAGCTCACCCAGATCCTGACCGGCAAACAGGTTCCCCACGGCGGACGTTCATCGGACATCGGCGTGTTGATGCAGAACGTCGGCACGGCCTACGCGGTTAAACGCGCGGTGATTGACGGTGAGCCATTGACCGAACGCGTGGTCACCCTGACCGGTGAATCCGTCTCCCGTCCGGGCAACGTCTGGGCGCGTCTGGGCACACCGGTACGCCATCTGCTTGACCATGCCGGCTTCTGTCCGGGTAGCGATCAGATGGTGATCATGGGCGGCCCGCTGATGGGCTTTACTCTGCCGTGGCTGGACGTCCCGGTGGTCAAAATTACCAACTGCCTACTGGCGCCCTCCTCCACCGAGATGGGCGAGGAGCAGGAAGAAAAAGGCTGCATTCGCTGTAGCGCCTGTGCAGATGCCTGTCCGGCCGATCTGCTGCCGCAGCAGCTGTACTGGTACAGCAAAGGCCAACTGCACGATAAAGCCAAAGCCCACAATCTGGCAGACTGCATTGAGTGCGGTGCCTGCGCCTGGGTCTGCCCGAGCAATATCCCGCTGGTGCAATATTTCCGTCAGGAGAAGGCCGAGATCTACGCCATCTCCATGGAAGACAAACGCGCCGCTGAAGCCAAAGCGCGCTTCGAGGCTCGTCAGGCACGTCTGGAGCGTGAAAAAGCGGCGCGCCAGGAACGCCATAAACAAGCCGCCGTGCAGCCCGCCGAGACGGATCGAGACGCAATCGCCGCCGCGCTGGCCCGCGTGCGGGAGAAAAAAGCTAACGCCGCCGAGACGATAGAAATCCAGGCAGGTGCGAAACCGGATAACAGCGACGCGATTGCCGCCCGTGAAGCGCGTAAAGCCGAAGCCCGCGCGCGTCAGGCTGAAAAAACGAAGCAGGCAGAGCCCGCTGGTGAAATCGACCCGCGTAAAGCCGCGGTTGAGGCCGCCATCGCGCGAGCAAAAGCCCGTGCGCGTCAGGCTGAGAACGTGCAACCGGCAGAACCTGCGGTTGAGGTTGACCCGCGTAAAGCCGCGGTTGAAGCCGCTATTGCACGAGCAAAAGCCCGTAAAGCAGCCCAGTCCAGCGTCGTGATTGAGCCAGAGGCTGTCGATCCGCGTAAGGCGGCGGTTGAAGCGGCTATCGCGCGTGCTAAGGCCCGCAAAGCCGCACAACAGGCCGCACAACAGGAAGAACAGACCGTCGCTGCAAATGACGATCCACGCAAAGCCGCAGTCGCCGCCGCGATTGCCCGTGTTCAGGCGAAGAAAGCCGCACAGCAAGCAGTTAACGAGGATTAA
- the rsxD gene encoding electron transport complex subunit RsxD, giving the protein MVFRIASSPYTHNQRQTSRIMMLVCLAALPGIAVQLWFFGWGTLIQLALGCASALAAEGLVLKLRKKEVSRILADNSALLTGLLLAISIPPFAPWWMVVLGTVFAVIIAKQLYGGLGHNPFNPAMIGYVVLLISFPVQMTSWLPPQEIAATVPGFMDALHVIFTGHTALGADMNALRIGVDGISQATPLDTFKTSLHAGHSVDQIMKSAIFSGMLAGAGWQWVNLAYLLGGLFLLQQKAIRWHIPVSFLVTLAVCATLGWVFSPESLASPQMHLLSGATMLGAFFILTDPVTASTTNRGRLIFGALAGLLVWLIRSFGGYPDGVAFAVLLANITVPLIDYYTRPRVYGHR; this is encoded by the coding sequence ATGGTTTTCAGAATCGCAAGTTCCCCCTATACCCATAACCAGCGCCAGACCTCGCGCATCATGATGCTGGTGTGCCTGGCGGCACTGCCGGGTATCGCCGTCCAGCTGTGGTTTTTCGGCTGGGGAACGCTTATCCAGTTAGCGCTTGGCTGTGCCAGCGCCCTGGCGGCTGAAGGTCTGGTGCTGAAGCTGCGTAAAAAAGAGGTGAGCCGCATTCTGGCCGACAACTCGGCGCTTTTAACCGGCCTGCTGCTTGCGATCAGTATTCCGCCGTTTGCGCCGTGGTGGATGGTGGTGCTGGGCACGGTCTTCGCCGTGATCATTGCTAAACAGCTCTATGGCGGGCTAGGCCATAACCCGTTTAACCCGGCGATGATCGGCTATGTGGTTCTGCTGATCTCCTTCCCGGTGCAGATGACGAGCTGGCTGCCGCCGCAGGAGATCGCGGCCACGGTGCCCGGCTTTATGGATGCCCTGCACGTTATCTTTACCGGACACACCGCGCTCGGCGCGGACATGAACGCGTTGCGCATCGGCGTGGACGGCATTAGCCAGGCGACGCCGCTCGACACCTTCAAAACGTCCCTGCACGCCGGGCACAGCGTGGATCAGATTATGAAGTCCGCCATTTTCAGCGGTATGCTGGCTGGCGCGGGCTGGCAGTGGGTCAACCTTGCGTACCTGCTGGGTGGCCTGTTCCTGCTGCAGCAAAAAGCCATTCGCTGGCATATTCCGGTCAGCTTCCTCGTGACGCTGGCGGTCTGTGCGACCCTGGGCTGGGTGTTCTCTCCTGAGTCGCTGGCAAGCCCGCAGATGCATCTGCTCTCCGGCGCGACCATGCTGGGTGCGTTTTTCATCCTGACCGATCCGGTCACCGCCTCCACCACTAACCGTGGCCGCCTGATCTTCGGCGCGCTGGCCGGGCTGCTGGTCTGGCTGATCCGCAGTTTTGGCGGCTATCCGGATGGTGTCGCCTTCGCCGTGCTGTTAGCCAATATTACCGTTCCACTCATCGACTATTATACGCGTCCGCGCGTGTACGGCCATCGCTAA
- the rsxG gene encoding electron transport complex subunit RsxG: protein MLKTMQKHGVTLAVFAAVLTGLTALVNTLTKTTIDEQSTKQQKALFDQVIPSDFYDNNLQQSCFLVQAPQLGKGTHHVFIARKGDKPVGAVMEATAPDGYSGAIQLLVGTDFTGTVLGTRVTEHHETPGLGDKIETRLSDWILHFAGKVIHGENDAAFAVKKDGGEFDQFTGATITPRAVVNAVKRAGLYAETLPAQLDNLPACEE from the coding sequence ATGCTGAAAACAATGCAAAAACACGGCGTTACGCTTGCTGTTTTCGCCGCCGTGCTGACAGGCCTGACCGCGCTGGTCAATACCCTGACCAAAACCACCATTGATGAGCAGTCGACGAAGCAGCAGAAAGCGCTTTTTGACCAGGTGATCCCCTCTGACTTCTATGATAATAACCTGCAGCAAAGCTGCTTCCTGGTGCAGGCTCCGCAGCTCGGCAAAGGGACGCATCACGTCTTTATCGCCCGAAAAGGTGATAAACCGGTGGGCGCGGTGATGGAAGCCACGGCGCCGGACGGTTATTCTGGCGCGATACAGCTGCTGGTCGGTACCGACTTCACGGGCACCGTGCTGGGAACGCGCGTGACGGAACATCACGAAACGCCGGGCCTGGGGGATAAAATCGAAACTCGTCTGAGCGACTGGATATTGCATTTTGCCGGTAAAGTGATTCATGGCGAGAATGACGCAGCCTTTGCGGTGAAAAAAGACGGCGGCGAGTTTGACCAGTTCACGGGCGCGACCATTACCCCCCGCGCCGTGGTCAACGCCGTAAAACGTGCCGGGCTGTACGCGGAAACGCTGCCTGCGCAACTTGACAATCTTCCGGCCTGTGAGGAGTAA
- a CDS encoding electron transport complex subunit E — translation MSQVKEVIVQGLWKNNSALVQLLGMCPLLAVTSTATNALGLGLATTLVLTLTNLSISALRRWTPTEIRIPIYVMIIASVVSIVQMLINAYAFGLYQSLGIFIPLIVTNCIVVGRAEAFAVKNTPAMSALDGFAIGMGATGAMFVLGSLREILGNGTLFDGADALLGGWAKALRIEVFHTDTPFLLAMLPPGAFIGLGMMLAIKYLIDEKRKRRAAERSVQEGIPEKAS, via the coding sequence ATGAGTCAGGTTAAAGAGGTTATCGTCCAGGGTCTCTGGAAGAACAACTCCGCATTGGTTCAGCTGCTGGGGATGTGCCCGCTGCTGGCGGTGACATCCACTGCGACCAACGCCCTTGGCCTGGGGCTGGCGACCACGCTGGTGCTGACCCTGACCAACCTGTCCATCTCTGCGCTGCGCCGCTGGACGCCCACGGAAATTCGCATTCCGATTTACGTGATGATCATCGCCTCGGTGGTGAGCATTGTGCAGATGCTGATTAACGCCTATGCCTTCGGACTGTATCAGTCCCTGGGGATCTTCATTCCGCTTATCGTTACCAACTGTATCGTTGTGGGCCGCGCAGAAGCCTTTGCCGTGAAAAACACCCCGGCGATGTCTGCCCTGGATGGCTTTGCCATCGGCATGGGCGCGACCGGAGCGATGTTCGTCCTGGGCTCCCTGCGTGAAATTCTGGGCAACGGGACGCTGTTCGACGGTGCGGATGCGCTGCTGGGCGGCTGGGCAAAAGCGCTACGCATTGAGGTCTTCCATACGGATACCCCCTTCCTGCTGGCGATGCTGCCACCGGGTGCTTTTATTGGCCTTGGCATGATGCTGGCGATAAAATACCTGATTGATGAAAAACGTAAACGCCGCGCGGCCGAGCGCAGCGTGCAGGAAGGGATACCCGAGAAGGCTTCATGA
- the nth gene encoding endonuclease III, translating to MNKEKRIAILTRLRNENPHPTTELNFTSPFELLIAVLLSAQATDVSVNKATALLYPVANTPEAMLGLGVEGVKSYIKTIGLFNSKAENVIKTCRILLEQHGGEVPEDRAALEALPGVGRKTANVVLNTAFGWPTIAVDTHIFRVSNRTNFAPGKNVEQVEEKLLKVVPAEFKVDCHHWLILHGRYTCIARKPRCGSCIIEDLCEYKEKVYA from the coding sequence ATGAATAAAGAGAAACGCATTGCGATCCTGACCCGTCTGCGGAATGAAAACCCTCATCCGACGACGGAGCTTAACTTTACCTCACCCTTTGAGCTGCTGATCGCCGTACTGCTCTCTGCGCAGGCCACCGACGTGAGCGTCAACAAAGCCACGGCCCTGCTCTACCCCGTCGCTAATACGCCTGAAGCCATGCTTGGGCTCGGCGTCGAGGGGGTTAAATCCTATATCAAGACAATCGGGCTGTTTAACAGCAAAGCCGAGAACGTAATTAAAACCTGCCGGATTTTGCTGGAACAGCACGGTGGGGAAGTCCCTGAAGATCGCGCTGCGCTGGAGGCCCTGCCGGGCGTCGGGCGCAAGACGGCTAACGTGGTGCTTAATACCGCGTTTGGCTGGCCTACTATCGCCGTGGATACCCATATTTTCCGCGTCTCAAACCGCACCAACTTCGCGCCCGGTAAGAACGTTGAGCAGGTCGAAGAGAAATTGCTCAAAGTGGTACCGGCAGAATTTAAGGTGGACTGCCACCACTGGTTGATTTTGCATGGGCGCTATACCTGCATTGCCCGTAAGCCCCGCTGCGGCTCGTGCATCATTGAAGATCTTTGCGAATACAAAGAAAAAGTCTACGCCTGA
- the dtpA gene encoding dipeptide/tripeptide permease DtpA: MSTANNKPTEESVSLNAFKQPKAFYLIFSIELWERFGFYGLQGIMAVYLVKQLGMSEADSITLFSSFSALVYGLVAVGGWLGDKVLGTKRVIMLGAIVLAIGYGLVAWSGHDAAVVYMGMATIAVGNGLFKANPSSLLSTCYNKDDPRLDGAFTMYYMSINIGSFFSMLATPWLAAKFGWSVAFALSFVGMLITVVNFLFCRSWVKNNGSKPDFEPLHMGKLLATIVGVVILVAIATWLLHNQTIARGVLGLVALGIVCIFAKEAFAMHGAARRKMIVAFILMLQAIIFFVLYMQMPTSLNFFAIRNVEHAILGIAFEPEQFQALNPFWIMIGSPILAAIYNKMGDRLPMPHKFAIGMLLCSGAFLVLPLGTKFATDAGIVSVSWLILSYALQSVGELMISGLGLAMVAQLVPQRLMGFIMGSWFLTTAGAALIAGKIANLMAVPENVTDPLMSLNVYGTVFMQIGIATGVIAVLMLMTAPKLNRMTQDDDNDAKASKTAAV, encoded by the coding sequence GTGTCGACTGCAAACAATAAACCAACTGAAGAAAGCGTGAGCCTGAACGCTTTTAAACAACCTAAAGCGTTCTATCTCATCTTCTCCATTGAGTTATGGGAGCGTTTTGGTTTCTACGGCCTGCAAGGGATCATGGCGGTCTACCTGGTTAAACAACTGGGTATGTCAGAAGCCGATTCCATCACGCTGTTCTCTTCATTCAGCGCACTGGTGTACGGTCTGGTCGCGGTAGGCGGCTGGCTGGGTGATAAAGTGCTTGGCACCAAACGTGTCATCATGCTGGGCGCTATCGTTCTGGCGATTGGCTATGGGCTGGTTGCATGGTCTGGTCATGACGCCGCGGTTGTGTATATGGGTATGGCGACCATCGCCGTGGGTAACGGTTTGTTCAAGGCGAACCCGTCTTCCCTGCTCTCAACCTGCTACAACAAAGATGATCCGCGTCTGGACGGTGCATTCACCATGTACTACATGTCCATCAACATCGGTTCCTTCTTCTCTATGCTGGCAACACCGTGGCTGGCTGCTAAGTTTGGCTGGAGCGTCGCGTTCGCACTGAGCTTCGTGGGTATGCTGATTACCGTGGTGAACTTCCTGTTCTGCCGCAGCTGGGTTAAAAACAACGGTTCCAAACCTGACTTCGAACCTCTGCACATGGGCAAACTGCTGGCGACCATCGTAGGTGTTGTGATCCTCGTGGCGATCGCGACCTGGCTGCTGCATAACCAGACCATCGCTCGCGGCGTTCTGGGATTAGTTGCGCTGGGTATCGTCTGTATCTTCGCGAAAGAAGCCTTCGCCATGCACGGTGCTGCGCGTCGTAAGATGATTGTGGCCTTCATTCTGATGCTGCAGGCGATTATCTTCTTCGTTCTGTACATGCAGATGCCAACCTCTCTGAACTTCTTCGCCATCCGTAACGTTGAGCACGCTATTCTGGGCATCGCGTTTGAGCCGGAGCAGTTCCAGGCGCTGAACCCGTTCTGGATCATGATTGGCTCCCCGATTCTGGCGGCTATCTATAACAAGATGGGCGACCGTCTGCCAATGCCGCACAAGTTTGCCATCGGTATGCTGCTGTGCTCCGGTGCCTTCCTGGTGCTGCCACTGGGTACTAAGTTTGCCACCGACGCGGGTATCGTCTCTGTCAGCTGGCTGATCCTGAGCTACGCGCTGCAGTCTGTCGGTGAGCTGATGATCTCCGGTCTGGGCCTGGCAATGGTTGCACAACTGGTTCCACAGCGTCTGATGGGCTTCATCATGGGTAGCTGGTTCCTGACCACCGCGGGCGCAGCACTGATCGCCGGTAAGATTGCTAACCTGATGGCCGTGCCGGAGAACGTGACCGACCCACTGATGTCCCTGAACGTCTATGGCACCGTGTTCATGCAGATTGGTATCGCCACGGGCGTTATCGCCGTGCTGATGCTGATGACAGCGCCTAAGCTGAATCGTATGACTCAGGACGACGACAACGACGCTAAAGCGAGCAAGACCGCTGCCGTGTAA
- the gstA gene encoding glutathione transferase GstA, whose product MKLFYKPGACSLASHITLRESGKDFTLDGVDLMKKRLENGDDYFAINPKGQVPALLLDDGTLLTEGVAIMQFLADNVPDRQLLAPTGSIARYKTLEWLNYIATELHKGFTPLFRPDTPEEYKPTVRALLEKKLQYINDSLKDDQWISGARFTIADAYLFTVLRWARAVKLNMDGLDHVAAYMTRVAERPAVAAALKAEGLN is encoded by the coding sequence ATGAAACTGTTCTACAAACCGGGCGCCTGCTCTCTTGCTTCCCATATCACCCTGCGCGAAAGCGGCAAGGATTTCACGCTTGATGGCGTCGACCTGATGAAGAAGCGCCTGGAAAATGGCGATGACTATTTTGCCATTAACCCGAAGGGACAAGTTCCGGCTCTGCTGCTGGATGACGGTACGTTGCTCACCGAGGGCGTGGCGATTATGCAGTTCCTCGCGGACAATGTGCCCGACCGCCAGCTCCTTGCTCCGACCGGCAGCATCGCCCGTTATAAGACGCTGGAGTGGCTGAACTATATCGCTACCGAGCTGCACAAAGGCTTTACTCCGCTGTTCCGCCCGGATACGCCGGAAGAGTACAAACCTACCGTGCGCGCGCTGCTGGAGAAAAAGCTGCAGTACATTAACGACTCGCTGAAAGACGATCAGTGGATTTCCGGCGCCCGTTTCACCATTGCCGATGCGTATCTGTTCACCGTTCTGCGCTGGGCGCGCGCGGTGAAGTTGAATATGGATGGCTTAGACCATGTTGCGGCGTATATGACGCGCGTGGCGGAGCGTCCGGCGGTTGCCGCGGCGCTGAAAGCAGAAGGGTTGAACTGA